One Nocardioidaceae bacterium SCSIO 66511 genomic window carries:
- a CDS encoding CGNR zinc finger domain-containing protein: MQFAHDTSAGLITAAALVNTVQADGDRLGDRAGLDAFLVEHPYTGRIDGDDDEVRAVRDVRERLRAWWDASSRDALVELVNAVLADSGARPFLARHGSWDWHLHLSEPDAPLADRIAAECAMAFVDLIRADDLDRLQRCSAPDCDDVFVDLSRNRSKRYCDTGNCGNRQHVAAYRARRSRR; encoded by the coding sequence ATGCAATTTGCGCATGACACGAGTGCTGGGCTGATCACCGCCGCGGCGCTCGTGAACACCGTGCAGGCCGACGGTGACCGCCTCGGCGACCGGGCCGGTCTCGACGCCTTCCTCGTCGAACATCCGTACACCGGCCGGATCGACGGCGACGACGACGAGGTCCGCGCCGTACGCGACGTACGCGAGCGCCTTCGCGCATGGTGGGACGCGAGCAGCCGAGACGCGCTGGTCGAGCTGGTCAATGCCGTGCTCGCCGACTCGGGCGCCCGGCCGTTCCTTGCCCGCCACGGCTCGTGGGACTGGCATCTTCACCTCTCCGAACCCGATGCGCCGCTCGCCGACCGGATCGCCGCGGAATGTGCGATGGCGTTCGTCGACCTGATCCGCGCCGACGACCTCGACCGGCTACAACGCTGCTCCGCGCCCGACTGCGACGACGTGTTCGTCGACCTCTCGCGCAACCGCTCCAAGCGCTACTGCGACACCGGCAACTGCGGCAACCGTCAGCACGTGGCGGCGTACCGCGCTCGCCGTTCTCGTCGTTGA
- a CDS encoding DMT family transporter, whose amino-acid sequence MRTSAPRGEIGLALALTSGATFGLSGSFGDALLDTGWSPLGVVLARITGAALLLMGPLLVVVGRGWRPQRGNVRATAVYGVVAVAGTQLCFFNAVQYLDVGVALLLEFLAPVLLLGWTWWRTGKPPAALTAVGAAVAVGGLLLVLDIAGDASMHPAGIAWGLGAAVCVCVYFQASTSTDSPPPLVLTTAGMVVGAAGLAIVGALGVLPMTFSTADAELAGQPLPWWAIVALIAGISTAAAYVTGIMAIARLGSRIASSVGLSEVLFAVLGAWWLVAQTPTLQQLAGGILVVSGIAIIRHAERVPIDNSPDRRMPAEQAG is encoded by the coding sequence ATGCGCACCTCGGCGCCGCGCGGCGAAATCGGCCTCGCCCTCGCGCTCACCTCGGGCGCGACCTTCGGCCTGTCGGGCTCGTTCGGCGACGCGCTGCTGGACACCGGTTGGTCGCCGCTTGGCGTCGTACTCGCTCGGATCACCGGCGCGGCCTTGCTGCTCATGGGTCCGCTTCTCGTCGTGGTCGGGCGCGGTTGGCGTCCGCAGCGCGGCAACGTACGGGCAACGGCTGTGTACGGCGTCGTCGCGGTGGCCGGAACGCAACTGTGCTTCTTCAACGCCGTGCAGTACCTCGACGTCGGAGTCGCACTGCTGCTCGAGTTCCTCGCGCCGGTTCTGCTGCTGGGTTGGACCTGGTGGCGTACGGGCAAGCCTCCCGCTGCCCTGACCGCGGTCGGCGCCGCCGTGGCGGTCGGCGGCCTGCTGCTCGTACTCGACATCGCCGGCGACGCCTCCATGCACCCCGCCGGTATCGCCTGGGGCCTCGGCGCCGCAGTGTGCGTATGCGTCTACTTCCAGGCCTCGACCAGCACGGACAGCCCGCCCCCGCTGGTGCTGACCACGGCGGGCATGGTCGTCGGCGCCGCCGGACTCGCCATTGTCGGAGCACTCGGAGTACTGCCGATGACGTTCTCGACGGCCGACGCCGAACTCGCCGGGCAGCCACTGCCGTGGTGGGCGATCGTGGCGCTGATCGCGGGCATCTCGACGGCAGCCGCGTACGTCACCGGGATCATGGCGATCGCCCGACTCGGCTCACGCATCGCCTCGTCCGTCGGTTTGAGCGAAGTGCTGTTCGCCGTGCTCGGGGCGTGGTGGCTGGTAGCCCAGACCCCCACCCTGCAGCAACTCGCCGGCGGCATCCTCGTCGTATCCGGCATCGCGATCATCAGGCACGCCGAGCGCGTACCGATCGACAACTCCCCCGACCGCCGGATGCCCGCCGAGCAGGCAGGCTGA
- a CDS encoding fumarylacetoacetate hydrolase family protein, producing the protein MRIARFTTDEDPRFGLIGDDDGTPAVAVVSGDPLYAGINLTGEKIPLEEVRLLAPVLPRSKVIGIGRNYAAHAAELDHELPEEPLVFLKPNTSVVGPGDPILYPSQTSEVHFEGELAVVIGRICRDVPADAAEKVVYGYTVANDVTARDLQRSDNQWARAKGFDSFCPLGPWIETNLEIDDIAIQTTLGDDVRQDGRTSDMIFKVPDLIAYVSSFMTLLPGDVLLTGTPEGVGPMKVGDEVSITIDGIGTLTNPVVDRD; encoded by the coding sequence GTGCGAATTGCCAGATTCACCACCGACGAGGACCCACGTTTCGGCCTGATCGGAGACGACGACGGCACACCGGCCGTTGCCGTCGTCTCCGGAGATCCGCTGTACGCCGGAATCAACCTGACGGGCGAGAAGATCCCGCTCGAGGAGGTACGCCTGCTCGCGCCGGTGCTGCCGCGCAGCAAGGTGATCGGCATCGGGCGCAACTACGCGGCGCACGCGGCAGAGCTCGACCACGAGCTGCCGGAGGAGCCGCTGGTGTTCCTCAAGCCCAACACCAGCGTCGTCGGCCCGGGTGATCCGATCCTCTACCCGAGCCAGACCTCGGAGGTCCATTTCGAGGGCGAGCTCGCCGTCGTGATCGGGCGGATCTGCCGCGATGTCCCGGCCGACGCGGCCGAGAAGGTCGTGTACGGCTACACGGTGGCCAACGACGTGACCGCACGCGACCTGCAGCGCTCCGACAACCAGTGGGCACGGGCCAAGGGCTTCGACTCCTTCTGTCCGCTCGGCCCTTGGATCGAGACGAACCTCGAGATCGATGACATCGCGATCCAGACGACGCTCGGCGACGACGTACGCCAGGACGGCCGTACGTCCGACATGATCTTCAAGGTGCCCGACCTCATCGCGTACGTCTCGTCGTTCATGACCCTGCTGCCCGGAGACGTACTCCTCACCGGCACACCCGAGGGCGTCGGCCCGATGAAGGTCGGCGACGAGGTCAGCATCACGATCGACGGCATCGGCACGCTCACGAACCCGGTGGTCGACCGTGACTGA